In Apodemus sylvaticus chromosome 8, mApoSyl1.1, whole genome shotgun sequence, one genomic interval encodes:
- the Sftpd gene encoding pulmonary surfactant-associated protein D, translating to MLHFLFMLVLLVQPLGNLGAEMKILSQRSVANTCTLVMCSPTENGLPGRDGRDGREGPRGEKGDPGLPGRMGLSGLPGPTGPVGPKGENGSSGEPGPKGDRGLAGPPGHPGIPGPAGKEGPSGKQGNIGPQGKPGPKGEAGPKGEVGAPGMQGSAGTKGSPGPKGERGAPGEQGAPGNAGAAGPAGPVGPQGSPGSRGPPGLKGDRGAPGDRGIKGESGLPDSAALRQQMEALNKKLQHLEAAFSHYQKAALFPDGRSVGDKIFRTTNLEKPFEDAQEICRQAGGQLASPRSATENVAIQQLITAHNKAAFLSMTDVGTEGKFTYPSGEPLVYSNWAPGEPNNNGGAENCVEIFTNGQWNDKACGEQRLVICEF from the exons ATGCTGCACTTTCTCTTCATGCTTGTCTTGCTTGTACAGCCCCTGGGCAATCTGGGAGCAGAAATGAAGATCCTCTCACAGAGATCAGTAGCCAACACATGCACCCTAGTCATGTGTAGCCCGACAGAGAATGGCCTGCCTGGTCGTGATGGACGGGATGGGAGAGAAGGTCCACGGGGTGAGAAGGGTGATCCAG GTTTGCCAGGACGTATGGGGCTCTCAGGGTTGCCTGGACCTACAGGTCCAGTTGGGCCCAAAGGAGAGAATGGCTCTTCTGGAGAACCTGGACCAAAGGGAGACCGTGGACTAGCTG GGCCTCCAGGGCACCCAGGTATTCCTGGTCCAGCTGGAAAGGAAGGGCCCTCCGGGAAGCAGGGGAACATAGGACCTCAAGGCAAACCAGGTCCTAAAGGAGAGGCTGGGCCCAAAG GAGAAGTAGGTGCTCCTGGCATGCAAGGATCTGCGGGTACAAAAGGCTCTCCGGGTCCCAAAGGAGAAAGAGGTGCCCCTGGTGAGCAAGGAGCCCCTGGGAATGCTGGGGCAGCAG GACCGGCCGGACCTGTGGGTCCACAGGGATCTCCAGGTTCCAGAGGGCCTCCAGGACTCAAGGGGGACAGAGGTGCTCCTGGAGACAGAGGAATCAAAGGTGAAAGTGGTCTTCCAG ACAGTGCTGCTCTGAGGCAGCAGATGGAGGCCTTAAATAAAAAACTACAGCATCTAGAGGCTGCCTTCTCTCACTATCAGAAAG ctGCACTCTTCCCTGATGGCCGAAGCGTTGGAGATAAGATCTTCAGGACAACAAACTTGGAAAAGCCTTTTGAGGATGCCCAGGAGATATGCAGGCAGGCTGGAGGGCAGCTGGCCTCCCCACGTTCTGCTACAGAGAATGTTGCCATACAGCAACTGATCACAGCCCACAACAAAGCTGCTTTCCTGAGTATGACAGATGTGGGCACGGAGGGCAAGTTCACTTACCCCTCAGGAGAGCCCCTGGTCTATTCTAACTGGGCTCCAGGGGAGCCCAACAACAATGGTGGGGCAGAGAACTGTGTGGAGATCTTCACCAACGGGCAATGGAATGACAAGGCTTGTGGAGAGCAGCGCCTTGTTATCTGTGAGTTCTGA